The DNA window GCCTTTGGCCTCACCCTGGCGGACATAGTGGATCTCGCCCAGCTCCGTGGCCTTGTTCACGGCGGCGAGCTTCTTCTCGTCCCCCTTGGCCCGCAGCGTGGCCTCCAGCGCCGGAGCAGAGTCGAAGTGATCCTCCATCGCCTTCTTGTTGCTGCCGGTGATCATCAGAATGTCATCGAGACCGGCGCCTGCCGCCTCGGCCACCACATACTGGATGGCGGGCTCGTCCACCACCGGGAGCATCTCTTTGGGCATGGCCTTGGTGGCAGGCAGGAAGCGCGTGCCGAGACCGGCCGCAGGGATGACAGCTTTGCGGATGGAAGTCGTCGAACTCATGAGGTCACCTTAGCCCACTTGATGTTTCAGCCGCTGACGCCACGGTCGGTGAGGCGGCGGCACACCGCCCGCGGCACGAAGTCCGAGATGTCTCCACCCAGCGAATGGACCTCTTTGATCAGTGTGGAGGACAGATGGGTGTAATGCCCGTCGGCCGGCAGATAGACGGTCTCCAGCCCGGAGAGATGACGGTTCATCGTGGCCATCGGGCTCTCATAGGCCAGGTCCCTGCAGTCGCGCAGGCCCTTGACCACAGCATGGATCCCCTCCGCCCGGCAGAAATCGGTCAGCAGGCCCTCGCCCAGCGGTTTGACGGTGACGCCGCGGACATAGGAGAAGGTCTCGCGGGTCATCTCGATCCGCTCGTCGAGGCTGAACAGCGGCGTCTTGTGCATATTCGCAGAGACGGCCACGACCACCTCGTCGAAGAGGTTGGTGGCACGGGCGATGATCTCGACATGGCCGTTGTGCAGCGGGTCGAAGGATCCGGGACAGACTGCGGACTGCATGAGTCCGACACTACTATGAACGCCATGCTCCCGAAGTCTCCGCAGGACCACATGACCCCTGCCCCCGCCGCACGGCCCGCCGCCGATCCGCTGTCGCTGCCCTCCCCCTGGGCTCGTTCCGCCGCCGGGGCCAACACCTTCGACCACGACGCCGACACGGTGCTCCCCACCATCTACGAGCGCACCACCGCGGCCGCCCTCGCCCACGAGGCGGTCAATCTGGGGCAGGGCTTCCCGGACCAGGAGGGGCCGGAGTGGCTGCGCCAGGCCGCGGCACAGGCGCTTACCGATCCGACGTCGGGACCGTCCAACCAGTACGCCCCAGGCCTGGGCCTGCCGGTGCTGCGCGAGGCTGTGGCCGAGGACCACCTGCGACGGGGCGGAGTCAGCCTGGATCCGTCATCTGAAGTCATGATCACCACGGGAGCCACGGAGGCCATCGCCGCCAGCATCCTGGCCTTCGCCTCCCCGGGCAGCCAGGTGCTGACCTTCGAGCCTCATTACGACTCCTACGGGGCGATGGCCGCCCTGGCCGGCGCGGAGCTGGTGGGCGTGCCGCTGCGCGGGCCCGAGTTCCGCCCGGATATGGACGCCCTGGAGGCCGCGGTGACCGAGCAGACCTCGATGCTGCTGCTGAACACTCCCCACAACCCCACCGGCACCGTCTTCACCGAGCAGGAGCTCCGCAGGGCGGTGGAGATCGCTCGACGCCACGACCTGGTCATCATGTGCGACGAGGTCTACGAGCAGCTGGTGCTGACCGGCCCCGAGGGCGAGGCGGCACCCCAGCCGCACCGTTCGGTGCTCTCTGTCCCGGGCGCCGCCGAGGTGGCCGTAGCCATCGGCTCAGCCGGAAAGTCCTTCTCCGTCACCGGATGGAAGGTCGGATGGCTCTGCGGCTCGGCCGAGCTGGTGAACCGCATCCGCGGGGTCAAGCAGTTCCTGACCTTCTCCTCGGGCCCGGCCTTCCAGTGGGCCGTGGCCCAGGGCCTGCAGGATGACCGAGGATTCTTCGCCGAGAACGCCGCCTCGCTCTCCGCAGCCCGGGATCTGCTGCACAGCGGCCTGCAGAGCGCAGGGCTGCGCCCCAACCGGGCGGCGTCGGGGTATTTCCTGCTGGCTGACATCTCCGAGATCACCGCACTCGACGACGTCGCCTTCTGCCGCCTGCTGGCCGAAGAGGTGGGGGTGGCCGCCATCCCGGTCTCCTCGCTGACCATCCGGCACCGCGCCGAGCATCGAGACCCCGCAGAGGGCGATCCGCTGCAGAAGCTGGTGCGCTTCGCCTTCTGCAAGCGCCTGAGCACTCTGGAGGAGGGCATCGACCGGATGGTCTCCCGCCTGCCTGCGCTGCTCTGAGCCGTACGGCTCTAGGCCGGTTCTGCCAGCCAGATGTGGGTGCTGCCGTACTTCTTGTCCTGGAACCGGACCAGGCCTTCGGGCCAGGTGGGCTCCGGGCTGTGCTCATCGCGTTCGACGACGACGGTGGCCGCCTCATGCAGCTGCGGCAGCGCTGCGGCCAAAACATCGGCCAGGACCTGCTCCGTCAGCTGATACGGAGGATCCAGGAAGAGCAGCTCGACGGGCGGGCCCTGCCGGGCCTTGAGGTGACGCAGAGCATCGGCCTTATGGACTGTGGCTGCCGAACCGAAGAGCGCCGCGTTGCGGCTCAGCGTCCGATGAGCCGCCTCCGCCTTGTCCACCAGCTCAACAGAGGCCGCTCCGCGGCTCAGCGCCTCGAAGCCCAGAGCCCCGGACCCGGCGAAGAGATCCACGACCACCGCATCGATCAGCGCGTCATAGCCCGCCAGCCGCGAGAACAGCGACTCTTTGACCCGGTCACTGGTCGGCCGCGTGGCGTCTGTGGGCACTGCGTGCAGCCGGCGGCCCTTATGCGTTCCGGCGATGATCCTGGACATCAGTCCTCCTCCGCTTCTGTGGCCCTAGCCGTGCTGGATGAACTCTTCGGCCCGCTCATTCTCACTGAGCCAGGCGTCCACCGTCTCACGCAGGGCAGGGTGGTCCTGCCAGTCCGGGTCCTGTTCGGTGAGCCGCCGGATGTGCTCCGCCGCTCGGGCGATCTCCTCCTCATGGCGGCTGACCCGCAGCAGCTTCAGCGACGAAGCCCGTCCCGCCTGCGAGGCTCCCAGGATGTCGCCTTCGCGGCGCCGCTGAAGGTCCAGCTTGGCCAGCTGCATCCCGTCGCTGTGGGAGGCCACCTCACGCAGCCGCTCCAGAGAGGGATGACCCTCGGGCAGCCGCGTCACCAGCAGGCACAGCCCCTGCGCGGAGCCCCGGCCCACCCGGCCGCGCAGCTGGTGGAGGGTGGAGATGCCGAAGGCGTCGGCGTCGAGGATGGCCATCACCGTGGCATTGGGCACGTCCACCCCGACCTCGATGACCGTGGTGCTGATCAGCAGGTCGATCTCACCACGTTCGAAGGCTCGCATGGTCTGCTCGGTGGTCGCCGCGTCCATGCGGCCGTGCACGGTCGCCTGCCGGACGTCCTTGAGCAGCGGATGCTCCGCCAGACGCTCGCCCATCAGCTCCACTGAGGCGTCAGCGGCGGCATCGACGCCGGCCCGGTCCATCTGGTCCTCGGCTCCGGCAGAGTCCTTCTGGGTGATCTTGGGACAGACCACATAGACCTGGTGCCCCTGAGCGATCTCCTCGGCGATGCGTTCCCACACCCGCCCGATCACACGGGGGCCCAGCGTCATCTGCGCCAGATGGGTCTCGATGGGCTGACGACCCCCGGGCAGGCCCTCCAGCACGGTGAGCTCCAGGTCGCCGAAGGCGGTCATCGCCACCGACCGAGGGATGGGTGTGGCGGACATGACCAGCATATGAGGAGTGGACTCGTACCGCGTGCGCAGGGCGTTGCGCTGTTCGACCCCGAAGCGATGCTGTTCATCGATGACCACCAGGCCGAGGTCGGCGAAGTGGACCTGCTCGCCCAGCACGGCGTGGGTTCCGACCACCAGATCCGTGGCGCCGGAGGCGATGTCCAGCAGAGCCTTCTTCCGCTCGGCGGTGCTCATCGATCCGGTCAGCAGCGTGAGTCTCAGCTGCGGCCGCTGCCCCTCGCACAGCGGACCGAGCATACGCCGCAGCGATCGTTCGTGCTGGGCCGCCAACACTTCGGTCGGCGCGATGAGCGCCGCTTGCCCCCCGGCATCGGCCATATGGAGCATGGCCCGCAGTGCGACCAGCGTCTTGCCGGAGCCGACTTCGCCCTGGAGCAGACGGTTCATCGGCTCTGCACCGGCCAGGTCCTCCGCGATCAGCTCCCCGCAGCGCTGCTGACCAGGAGTCATCGCGAAGGGAAGCTGTGCGTCGAAGGACGCACGCAGCCCCTGCTGGGAGGCCGGTCGGGACCGAGCGGGAGCCTGACGGAGGTGCTGTCGGCGTCGGGACAGCAGGGCCTGGAGCATGAAGGCCTCTTGGAACCTCAGCCGCTCCAGCCCTCGCTCGGGCTCTTCGAGGTGCTCGGGGCGGTGGACCATGCGGTAGGCCTCGGCCAGCGTGGGCAGGGATTCGGCCGTGCGGACGGACTCGGGCAGGGGGTCCGGCCAATCGTCGACCTCGGTGAGGTCGAGCAGGATCTGGACGCAGCGGTGGATCTCCCAGCTCGTCAGCCCGGCCTTCGCCGGGTAGAGCGGAACCGGCGCGCTGCCTTCGCCGAACCGAGCCGCGGCGTCGTCCTCCTCTTCGGCCAGCACGGTGAACTCGGGGTTGTTCAGCGTCAGCTCGCCTGCGTAGCTGCCGACTTTGCCGTGGAACATGGCGCGGACCCCCGGTGTGAGCTCGCGACGGGCGTTCCACCCCTGGAAGAAGGCCATCTTCAGCCGGCCGCCGACGATGTCCTCGACGATCACCTCCACCAGGATGCCCCGCCGGCGCTGCATGCGCCGCTCCGAGGAGCTCAGCACCTGGGCGATGAAGGTGACGTGCTCGTCCTCGCGCAGATCGATGAACGAGGAGAGCTGACCGTATTCGATGTAGCGGCGCGGGTAGTGCTCCAGCAGCTCCCCCGCGGTGCTGAGCCCGAACGCCTTCTCCAGCTTGGCGGCGGCCTTGCCCCCGAGCAGACGCTCCAGGGAGGTGTCCGGGCGGACGTCGGAGCCCACGATCAGTGCTCCGCTTCGGTGCTGCACAGCGGCGCTGCGGTGTAGGTGGTCACCTCGCCGGCGGCATGGATGGCCCGGGAGGCCTCCTCCTCCGTGGCCGCGTGGACATGGATGCGCCACCGGTACATGCCCCGGTCATCGGCTTCGGCGTCGACCGGGGTGATGATCACCGATTCCCCCACCTCGTCGAGCTGATGCCGCAGCGAGGCGGCCCCCAAGGGGTCCAGACGGACGGTGCACATGATCTCCACGTAGTCCTCGTGCTGGCCCGAGGAGCCGCAGGGCTGGGCGGCACGTTCCCCGTCGAGGCCGTGCAGCCCCTTCAGCAGGTCAGAGTCCGGCTCTGTCCCGGTCATCGCAGCCCGCAGCGCATCGAAGACGATCAGCAGGCCGGTGCCTCCGGAGTCGACGACGCCGGCCCGAGTCAGGGCCTCCAGCTCCGTCTCCGTAGCCACCACCGCGTTCCGGGCGACGGCGAGCATGGATTCCAACGACTCGATGAGCGCAGCACGGCTCTCCGGCTCCTCGGCGGCCACGACCTGCTGGTGGGCGCAGGACCGCACTGCGTCGAGGACGGAGAGCATCGTCCCGGCGACCGGATCGCTCAGGGCCGACCAGGCGCGGACGCTGCCGTGCTCCAGTGCCTGGTCCAGCACATCGATGGTGAGTCGTTCGTGGCCGTGGAGGGGTTCGGCGAAGCCGGTGAGCAGCACGGCCAGCAGAGTGCCCGAATTGCCGCGCGCCTCAGCCATGGCCTCAGTGCCGGCCGTGGCCAGCAGCGCCCCGAGGTCGTCCTCGGAGCTCTGCTCGATCGCCTGCCGCGCCGCCGTCATGGTGGCGAGCATGTTGGCGCCGGTGTCGGAGTCAGCCACCGGGAACACATTGAGCCGATTCAGACTCTCCCCATGGGCGCGAAGAGCCTGCTCCGCGAGGACGAACCACCGGTGGATGGCGGCGTGACCTCTGATCCTGCCCTTCTGCTGCTGCTCACTCATCAACGGCTCTGCACGTACTCCTGGAATTCGTCGTTGCGGAGGGCTTCGCCGATCTCGGCGGCAGCCTCGGCATCATGGATCACGATGGACTGGCCGTCGGCAGAGGTGCCGAGGCCGAGGTTGGGCATGGTGAACATGTCGATGCCGCCCTCGCCGACGGAGCGCAGCTCCCATCCCAGGGATCCCACCGTACCGGAGTCCAGCTCATGGTCCACGACCATGTAGGGAGAGAAGGTCTCGACCATCTCGTGGACCCGGCCCGGGTTGGTCAGCGTGGACGGGGAGAGGACGCCGTCGAGGACTCCACGGATGAAGACCTGCTGATTGCGCACGCGGGTGTAGTCGCCGTCGCCGAAGGCACGGCGCTCACGCACGAACGCCATGGCCTGCTCCCCGTCCAGGTGCTGCTCACCTGCGGAGAAGCTGTACCCTGCCCGGCTCTCGAAGGCTTCCGGGGAGTCCACCGTGACTCCGCCCATCGCGCCGACCAGGCCCTGGAACCCGGCCAGGTCGATGGAGGCCACGTGGTCGATGCGCACATCGATCAGGGATTCCACGGTCTGGACGGTCAGCGGGATCCCACCGAGGGTCAGAGCCGCGTTGATCTTGGCCTCGCCGTGGCCGGGGATCGGCACCCAGGTGTCACGCATGATGGACATGACCTGCATGCTCTCGCGGTCACCGGGGACGTGCACCAGCATCATGGTGTCGGAGCGGGCACCGCCGGGGACCGTGGGCAGCTCCTCGTCCTCGCCTGAGCCGCCGCCGGAGTCAGCGCCCAGCAGCAGGATGTTCAGGGAGTCGTCGTCCTCATCCTTGGCGGGACGCTCGGACTCCTCCGGGAAGGTCTCCTCCGGGTCGAAGGTCTGGACCTGATCCTCGTAGGCGCTGCCCAGTGAGTTCAGATACAGCAGGGCCGCGACGAGCGCACCTCCGACGAGCACGACCATGGAGGCCATGATGATGAAGACGGCCTTCCGGCCGCGGCGTCGGGACTTGGGACGGCGCTGCGCCTCATCCTCCTCGTGGAAGATCTCCTGCGTCATCTGATTTTCCCGTCTTGCTGTGCGAGTAGACTGCCTCTAAGAATAAGTCATGAAGACATCTTTCCGGAGACCCAATTGCCAGACACTCACGCGTTGAGGCGTTCCCTGAGCGCTGTCCTGGTGGGCGGCGCCCTGCTCAGCACTGCCGCCTGCGCCTCCACCGCCTCTGTCGAAGCGGCTCCAGAGGCCGCCGATCCAGCCTGTGCTGACGTGATGCTGGCCCTGCCGGAGACCATCGGTGATCATGACCTCCGCCAGACCGATTCCCAGTCGACAGCTGTCTGGGGGGATCCTGCGGCCGCCGTGCTGCGCTGCGGGGTCCGGCCTCCGGGGCCGAGCACGGAACACTGCGTCAGCGCCGACGGCGTGGACTGGCTCTCCGTGGAGGAGGACGAGAACTGGCGGCTGACCAGCTACGGCCGCGACCCCGCCGTCGAAGTGGTCCTCGATGTGGAGCGCGTCGCCTCCTCCAGCGCCATGATGGCCGTCGGAGCCGCCGTCGAGAACGTCGAGCAGGACCGGACCTGCACCGCCGTGGAGCAGGAGATCGCCGAGACCGACGACGAGGTCGAGGTCGCCGATTGAGCAGGAGTGTCGCCGACTGATCCTCAGCGCAGACCGGAGGGACGCTCGAGAGCCAGCGTGATCAGTTCCGAGATCAGTTCCGGATAATCGATCCCCGTGGCCTTCCACATCTGCGGGTACATGCTGATCGGGGTGAAGCCGGGCATCGTGTTGACCTCATTGATCACCACCTCACCCTCTTCGGTGTAGAAGAAGTCGGCCCGTGAGATCCCTTCGGCGTCCAACGCCTCGAAGGCGATGACCGCCTGGCGGCGGATCTCCTGGCTGATCTCCTCCGGCAGATCCGCCGGGCAGGACAGGTCAGCGGCTGAGGCATCGGTGTACTTGGCGGTGAAGTCGTAGAACTGGTGGGTCTGCGAGCCGTCGTGAACCACGATCTCACCGCACATCGAGGCCCGAGCCCGGGCGTTCCCTCGGCCGCCGAGCACACCGCATTCGATCTCGCGGCCGACCAGGCCCTGCTCCACGACCACTTTGGGGTCGTGCTTCTGCGCCTCAGCCACGGCCTGGTCCAGCTGGGACCAGTCCTGGATCCGGGTGATCCCCACCGACGAGCCGGCCCGCGCCGGTTTGACGAACACCGGCAGCTGAAGACCCTGGACCCGCTCCACAGCTGCGGCGGGGTCATCGGCCCACTGCCGGGCCGTGATCGTCTCGTAGGGTCCCACCTTCAGGCCTGCGGCTTCGAAGGCGACCTTCATGAAGTGCTTATCCATCCCCATCGCGGAGGCGAGCACTCCCGCTCCCACGTAGGGCAGACCGGCCAGCTCGAGCTTCCCCTGCAGGGTGCCGTCTTCGCCGAAGGGTCCGTGCAGCAGCGGCAGGACCACATCGACCTCCCCCAGGGAGGAGGCCGAGCCGTCGGCGCCGATCTCCAGCAGCTGCGCGGAGCGTTCGGTGGAACCGGCCGCACCGGAGAACAGCTGGACTGTGGCCTCAGCAGGCTCCACGCGCGGCAGCCCCTCCCCGGCGAAGGAGAAGGTCCGTGGGTCCTGGGCGGGGCGCACCCACTGTCCGGCCGCTGTGATCCCCACCGGCACCACGTCGAAGCGTTCGGCGTCGATGGCGTTGAGCACACCGGCGGCGGTGACGCAGCTGACCGCGTGCTCGGAGGACTGGCCCCCGAAGAGCACCAGCACTCGGGGCCTGCGCCCCTGCTCGGTCTGATCCGTCGCGGCCATGTCGATCACTTTCCTTCGGCTTTGAGATCGCGGGCGAGCAGCAGGGAGGCGATGGTGTCCACGTCGAGAGCGCCGTTGAGCACGGCCACCACGGCCTCAGAGATGGGCATATCCACTCCGTTGCGGCGTGCCAGATCCAGCACGGCGGAACCCGACTTCATGCCCTCAGCGGTCTGGGTCAGACGCTCAGTGACCTGCTCGGTGCTCAGCCCTTCGCCGAGCAGGCGTCCGGCCGAGCGGTTGCGGGACAGCGGGGAGGCACAGGTGGCCACCAGATCGCCGAGACCGGCAAGCCCGGAGAAGGTCTCCAGGCGGCCGCCGAGCACAGTGGCCAGGCGGGTGGTCTCCGCCAGCCCACGGGTGATCACAGAGGCTTTGGAGTTGTCCCCGAGGTTCTGCCCGTCGCAGATTCCCACAGCCAGGGCGATGACGTTCTTCACGATGCCGGCGATCTCCACGCCCACCACGTCGGTGTTGGTGTAGGGACGGAAGTAGGAGTTGTTGCAGAGCTCGGCGATGCGTTCGGCGGTCTGCTCGTCCTCGCAGGCCACCACGGAGGCGGTGGGCTCTTCGCGGGCGATCTCCATGGCCAGATTCGGCCCCGAGACCACTGCGATGCGCGAGGGGTCCAGGCCGAGCTCCTCGGTGATGACCTGGGACATGCGCATATCGGTCCCGCGTTCCAGGCCTTTGATCAGCGAGACCAGCACAGCATGCGGCGCGAGAACCTCTGCCAGCTGGGTCAGATGGGAGCGCAGATGCTGGGCGGGCACGGCGAGCACGACGACGTCGGCGCCCTGAACCGCGTCGGTGAGGCTGCTGGTGGCCGTGATGACCTCCGGCAGGACGATCTCCCCCAGATAGGTGCTGTTGGTGTGCCGGGCGGTGATCTCCTCGGCGACCTCGGCGCGGCGGGCCCACAGCGAGATCTCGACGGGTTCTGAGCCGGTGGTCACGGCGTCCGCCATCACTTTGGCGAAGGTGGTCCCCCAGCTTCCGGCTCCGAGCACGGCGATCTTCTGCACGGGGTCCTCATTCCTCTGCATAGGCTTCTCACTCATCAGGCTGCACCTGCCTGCGCGGGACACGCTGCCGCAGGGCACGGTCCCAGATGTGGTCGGGGGCCTCCTCGCCGCGGAGCTCCGCGACGCCGGAGGTCAGGGCGTCTTCGATCCGTTCGGTGGCCTCTGACAAGACCTTGCGCCCCAGGGGCTTGGCGCGCAGGTCATCGAGATCCACCGTCTCGCCCACAGTGAGCCGGTACTTCTTCCGCGGCAGCGGACGCGGCGTCTTGGCATAGGGCGGCAGAAAGTCCTGGACTCCCCAATGCGTGATCGGAACCACCGGGGCTCCTGTGGTCAGCGCCAGACGCGCCGCGCCGGTCTTCGCCCGCATCGGCCAGAGTTCCGGGTCCCGGGTCAGGGTGCCCTCCGGGTAGATGATGATCGTTCCGCCCTGGTCGAGGACCTCCTGGGCGATCTCCAGAGACCTGTGCGACTCCCGCTGATCACGGATGACCGGGATCTGCTTCAGCGCACGCAGCACGCCTCCGAGCACCGGCGCCTTGAACAGGGAGTCCTTGGCCAGGAAATGAGGGGTGTTGCCTCCGACGTAGACGGCATGGGCCACCGCCAGCGGGTCCAACTCCGTGACGTGGTTGGCCACGGCGATGTACCCGCCCTCAGGCAGCTTCTCCATCCCCTGCAAGTCCTTGCCCATCAGCAGGTTCAGGCTGGGACGGACCACCACGGAGGCGAGGCGGAATCCAGGGGTGCGCAGCGTTCCTGCGCTGCTCTGATCGTCAGAAGTCACGGCAGACAGCCTATCGGAGGAGGCAGGATGTGCGGCGCAGCCCGAAGGGCTCAGCGCGTGGTCAGCTCGATGTCAGCACCGAGGCCGCTGATCTTGTCGATGAAGTGCTCGTAGCCGCGGTTGATGATCTCGATGCCGGTCACCTCAGAGGTGCCGTTGGCGGCCAGTGCGGCGATCAGGTGGGAGAACCCGCCGCGCAGGTCCGGGATGTCGATCGTGGTGCCCTTCAGCTCTGAGGGCCCGGAGATCACTGCCGAGTGCAGGAAGTTCCGCTGGCCGAACCGGCAGGGGTTCGAGCCCAGGCACTCCCGGTGCAGCTGGATGGAGGCACCCATGCGCTTCAGCGCGTTGGTGAAGCCGAACCGGTTCTCGTAGACGGTCTCGTGCACGATGGACACGCCGTGGGCCTGGGTCAGCGCCACGACCATGGGCTGCTGCCAGTCCGTCATGAAGCCGGGGTGGACGTCGGTCTCCAGCACCAGGGGCTGGAGCTGGCCGCCGCCGTGCCAGAAACGGATGCCGTCGTCGTCGACCTCGAACTCGCCGCCGATCTTGCGGTAGGTGTTCAGGAAGGCCGTCAGATCGCGCTGCGCCGCACCTTCGACGTAGATGTCGCCGCGGGTCACCAGAGCCGCCGAGGCCCAGGAGGCGGACTCGTTGCGGTCCGGAATGGCGCGGTGCTTATAGCCGGAGAGCTTCTCCACGCCCTCGATGCGGATGGTTCGGTCGGTGTTGACCGAGATGATCGCTCCCATCTGCTGGAGGATGGCGATCAGATCGTGGATCTCAGGCTCCACGGCCGCGTTCTTCAGCTCCGTGATGCCCTCAGCCAGCACAGCGGTCAGCAGCACCTGCTCGGTGGTGCCCACCGAGGGGTAGGGCAGCTCGAGCTTGGCTCCCTTGAGACCCTTGGGTGCGGTGATGTGGACGCCGGTGGCCTGCTTGTCCACGACGGCGCCGAAGTTCCGCAGCACCTCGAGGTGGTAGTTGATCGGCCGGTCACCGATCCGGCAGCCGCCGAGGTCAGGGATGAAGGCCTCGCCCTGCTTGTGCATGAGCGGGCCGCAGAAGAGGATCGGGATCCGTGAGTCTCCGGCGTGGGCGTCGATCTCGGAATGCTCAGCATTGCGCATCTGACGCGGATCGAGGGTGAGATCACCGGTCTCTGGGTCGGCGTCGACCTTCACCCCGTGGATCTGCAGCAGATTCCGGACGATCTCGACATCCTTGATCTCCGGAACGTTGCGCAGCTGCGAAGGTTCGTTGCCCAGCAGAGAGGCGACCATCGCTTTGGGAACCAAGTTCTTGGCACCGCGGACGCGGACGCGGCCCTGGAGCGGCTTTCCACCCTGGATGGTGAGCAGTTTGGCCATATCGACTCGATGGTCCCTTCATAGATCCGGATTCTCGCCATGCCACTGTAACCAACGTTTCTCCAGCGGCCGTCCAATTCCGCCGCCTGCGAAGGCAACGATTCGGTCAAGCCTCAGGTGCGCGCAGGCAGGGTCTTGGGCTTGAAGGGCAGGCGAGAAGCCTCGAATTCGCTGATGGAGGACTCCTGCTTCAGTGTGAGCGAGATATCATCCAGGCCCTCCATCAGACGCCACCGGGTGTAGTTGTCGATCTCGAACGTGGTGTCCACTGCACCGCAGCGCACTGTGCGACTCTCCAGGTCCACCGTCACCTCGGCACCCGGGGTGCTCTCCAGCTCCTTCCAGATGCGCTCGACGTCGGACTGGGCCACCTTGGCCGTCAGCAGACCCTGTTTGGCCGAGTTGCCGTAGAAGATGTCGGCGAAGCGAGAGGCGATGACCACTCTGAACCCGTAGTCCTTCAGCGCCCATACCGCATGCTCGCGGGAGGAGCCGGTGCCGAAGTCGGGGCCGGCCACCAGGACGGTGCCGTGGGTGTACTCCGGCTGGTTCAGGACGAAGTCCGGGTTCTTCCGCCAGGACGAGAACAGGGCGTCGTCGAAGCCGGTCTTGGTGATCCGCTTCAGATAGACGGCCGGGATGATCTGGTCGGTGTCCACGTTGGACTGGCGCAGCGGGACGCCGACGCCGGTATGGGTGGTGATGGGTTCCATGATGTGCTCCTGGGTGCGCGATGCGGCGGGCCGGGACTCAGGCCGGCACGGGGGCAGGGTTCAGAACGTCCGAGGGCGCAGAGAGCGTGCCTCGGATCGCAGTGGCCGCGGCCACCACCGGGGAGACCAGGTGGGTGCGGCCGCCCTTGCCCTGCCGGCCTTCGAAGTTGCGGTTGGAGGTGGAGGCGCAGCGCTCCCCCGGAGCCAGTTGGTCCGGGTTCATGCCCAGGCACATCGAGCAGCCGGCGAAGCGCCACTCTGCGCCGAAGTCCTTGAAGACCTGGTCCAGCCCTTCGGCCTCGGCCTGCAGCCGGACCCGCTGGGAGCCCGGGACCACGATCATGCGGACGTCCGGATCCTTCTGTCGTCCCTGGATGATCTCGGCGGCGGCGCGCAGATCCTCCATCCGAGAGTTGGTGCAGGAGCCCAGGAAGACTGTGTCCACCCGGATGTCCTTCATAGGCGTGCCCGGCTCCAGGTCCATATAGGCCAGGGCCCGCTCGGCGGAGTCCCGGGCCACCTCATCGGTGAAGTCGCTGGGCGCCGGGACGGAATCGCTGAGGCTGACGCCCTGACCGGGGTTGGTGCCCC is part of the Nesterenkonia lacusekhoensis genome and encodes:
- a CDS encoding DAK2 domain-containing protein, which produces MSEQQQKGRIRGHAAIHRWFVLAEQALRAHGESLNRLNVFPVADSDTGANMLATMTAARQAIEQSSEDDLGALLATAGTEAMAEARGNSGTLLAVLLTGFAEPLHGHERLTIDVLDQALEHGSVRAWSALSDPVAGTMLSVLDAVRSCAHQQVVAAEEPESRAALIESLESMLAVARNAVVATETELEALTRAGVVDSGGTGLLIVFDALRAAMTGTEPDSDLLKGLHGLDGERAAQPCGSSGQHEDYVEIMCTVRLDPLGAASLRHQLDEVGESVIITPVDAEADDRGMYRWRIHVHAATEEEASRAIHAAGEVTTYTAAPLCSTEAEH
- a CDS encoding aminotransferase class I/II-fold pyridoxal phosphate-dependent enzyme produces the protein MNAMLPKSPQDHMTPAPAARPAADPLSLPSPWARSAAGANTFDHDADTVLPTIYERTTAAALAHEAVNLGQGFPDQEGPEWLRQAAAQALTDPTSGPSNQYAPGLGLPVLREAVAEDHLRRGGVSLDPSSEVMITTGATEAIAASILAFASPGSQVLTFEPHYDSYGAMAALAGAELVGVPLRGPEFRPDMDALEAAVTEQTSMLLLNTPHNPTGTVFTEQELRRAVEIARRHDLVIMCDEVYEQLVLTGPEGEAAPQPHRSVLSVPGAAEVAVAIGSAGKSFSVTGWKVGWLCGSAELVNRIRGVKQFLTFSSGPAFQWAVAQGLQDDRGFFAENAASLSAARDLLHSGLQSAGLRPNRAASGYFLLADISEITALDDVAFCRLLAEEVGVAAIPVSSLTIRHRAEHRDPAEGDPLQKLVRFAFCKRLSTLEEGIDRMVSRLPALL
- a CDS encoding DUF3515 family protein, producing MRRSLSAVLVGGALLSTAACASTASVEAAPEAADPACADVMLALPETIGDHDLRQTDSQSTAVWGDPAAAVLRCGVRPPGPSTEHCVSADGVDWLSVEEDENWRLTSYGRDPAVEVVLDVERVASSSAMMAVGAAVENVEQDRTCTAVEQEIAETDDEVEVAD
- the coaD gene encoding pantetheine-phosphate adenylyltransferase — translated: MQSAVCPGSFDPLHNGHVEIIARATNLFDEVVVAVSANMHKTPLFSLDERIEMTRETFSYVRGVTVKPLGEGLLTDFCRAEGIHAVVKGLRDCRDLAYESPMATMNRHLSGLETVYLPADGHYTHLSSTLIKEVHSLGGDISDFVPRAVCRRLTDRGVSG
- a CDS encoding ATP-dependent DNA helicase RecG — protein: MQHRSGALIVGSDVRPDTSLERLLGGKAAAKLEKAFGLSTAGELLEHYPRRYIEYGQLSSFIDLREDEHVTFIAQVLSSSERRMQRRRGILVEVIVEDIVGGRLKMAFFQGWNARRELTPGVRAMFHGKVGSYAGELTLNNPEFTVLAEEEDDAAARFGEGSAPVPLYPAKAGLTSWEIHRCVQILLDLTEVDDWPDPLPESVRTAESLPTLAEAYRMVHRPEHLEEPERGLERLRFQEAFMLQALLSRRRQHLRQAPARSRPASQQGLRASFDAQLPFAMTPGQQRCGELIAEDLAGAEPMNRLLQGEVGSGKTLVALRAMLHMADAGGQAALIAPTEVLAAQHERSLRRMLGPLCEGQRPQLRLTLLTGSMSTAERKKALLDIASGATDLVVGTHAVLGEQVHFADLGLVVIDEQHRFGVEQRNALRTRYESTPHMLVMSATPIPRSVAMTAFGDLELTVLEGLPGGRQPIETHLAQMTLGPRVIGRVWERIAEEIAQGHQVYVVCPKITQKDSAGAEDQMDRAGVDAAADASVELMGERLAEHPLLKDVRQATVHGRMDAATTEQTMRAFERGEIDLLISTTVIEVGVDVPNATVMAILDADAFGISTLHQLRGRVGRGSAQGLCLLVTRLPEGHPSLERLREVASHSDGMQLAKLDLQRRREGDILGASQAGRASSLKLLRVSRHEEEIARAAEHIRRLTEQDPDWQDHPALRETVDAWLSENERAEEFIQHG
- a CDS encoding LCP family protein — encoded protein: MTQEIFHEEDEAQRRPKSRRRGRKAVFIIMASMVVLVGGALVAALLYLNSLGSAYEDQVQTFDPEETFPEESERPAKDEDDDSLNILLLGADSGGGSGEDEELPTVPGGARSDTMMLVHVPGDRESMQVMSIMRDTWVPIPGHGEAKINAALTLGGIPLTVQTVESLIDVRIDHVASIDLAGFQGLVGAMGGVTVDSPEAFESRAGYSFSAGEQHLDGEQAMAFVRERRAFGDGDYTRVRNQQVFIRGVLDGVLSPSTLTNPGRVHEMVETFSPYMVVDHELDSGTVGSLGWELRSVGEGGIDMFTMPNLGLGTSADGQSIVIHDAEAAAEIGEALRNDEFQEYVQSR
- the rsmD gene encoding 16S rRNA (guanine(966)-N(2))-methyltransferase RsmD; the encoded protein is MSRIIAGTHKGRRLHAVPTDATRPTSDRVKESLFSRLAGYDALIDAVVVDLFAGSGALGFEALSRGAASVELVDKAEAAHRTLSRNAALFGSAATVHKADALRHLKARQGPPVELLFLDPPYQLTEQVLADVLAAALPQLHEAATVVVERDEHSPEPTWPEGLVRFQDKKYGSTHIWLAEPA